One Etheostoma spectabile isolate EspeVRDwgs_2016 chromosome 12, UIUC_Espe_1.0, whole genome shotgun sequence genomic window carries:
- the LOC116699781 gene encoding transcription factor HES-1-B codes for MPAGTLERTSPSAVAATPTRVDSTPEKPRSLTENRKSSKPIMEKRRRARINESLGQLKTLILDALKQDSSRHSKLEKADILEMTVKHLRNLQRLQMTAAVNTDPSVLGKYRAGFNECVGEVTRFLSTCEGVNTEVRTRLLGHLAACVSQINAVNFYTPHPGALRLGQTGTQIPAASAPQMPCKSGSAMHASSEALKLYGGFQVVPTPDGQFAFLVPSAAVMPLGAQNSHHVSPVAPPVTSDSVWRPW; via the exons ATGCCGGCTGGTACTTTAGAGAGGACATCTCCATCCGCCGTGGCTGCCACACCGACACGAGTGGACTCCACACCCGAAAAACCCCGGAGTCTGACAGAGAACAGAAAG tcctccaaaccaatCATGGAAAAGCGGAGACGTGCGCGCATCAATGAGAGTCTGGGCCAGCTGAAGACCCTCATTCTGGACGCACTCAAGCAAGAT AGCTCCAGACACTCCAAACTGGAGAAGGCGGACATCCTTGAGATGACCGTGAAGCACCTCAGGAACCTGCAGCGACTTCAGATGACTG CTGCTGTGAACACGGACCCCTCCGTCCTGGGTAAATACAGAGCCGGGTTCAACGAGTGTGTAGGGGAGGTCACTCGTTTCTTGTCCACGTGTGAAGGGGTGAACACAGAGGTGAGGACGCGTCTCCTCGGCCACCTGGCAGCCTGCGTGAGCCAAATCAACGCTGTGAACTTCTACACACCTCACCCAGGTGCGCTGAGACTCGGGCAGACCGGTACGCAGATTCCAGCCGCCTCCGCTCCACAGATGCCTTGCAAAAGTGGCTCAGCGATGCACGCCTCCTCAGAAGCTCTGAAGCTGTACGGTGGCTTCCAGGTTGTGCCAACACCGGATGGACAGTTTGCTTTTCTTGTTCCCAGTGCTGCTGTCATGCCTCTGGGTGCACAAAACAGCCATCACGTGTCACCTGTTGCACCTCCGGTCACCTCCGACTCTGTGTGGAGACCGTGGTAG